GTCGGATGGCGCGCTCGAAGTGATCGCTGGCGCTGTCCTGCAGCCGCAGTGCGGCTTGTCGTCCCAGTTGGGCCCAAGCCCAGGCGGCGATCTCGGGCGGTAACTTGGCGGCCCATTGCTCGACATCGTTCGCCGCGGCGGCCGGGTCCTGAGCGGCCAGTCGCATCAGGGCCAGCAGCGTGAGCTCGGCCTGGGCGCGCGGCTTCGCCGCGGCCTTGCGCTTCAGGTAGCGGTCCGGCTTGTCCATCAGCTCGGTGATCGCATCGGCCTGGGCCTTGGGCAGCAGCGAACTGGTCTGCTTGATCGCGCGGGGGCGGTTGGTCTCGACCACCAGGCGCAGCTTCAGCCAGATGTCGCTGTCCTTGAGCTTGCCGTTGTCCAGCAGGGTGCTGGCCAGCATGTGGCAGCCTTCGTCGGCATCGCGCTGGGCCAGCCAGGCGGCGCGGGCGGTCTCGCGCAGGTCGCGGCCGCGGTCCGCGTTCGGCTCCGACAGGATGGTGTAGCAGACCACCTCGCGGTCGTCCTGCATCTTGTAGGCGGCGAGGTCTCGACGGAAGTTGGCCCAGTCGCGCCGATGGCCGAGTTCCAGCAGCCAGTCGTTGCGCAGCCGGTCCTCGACATAGCTGCCCGGCCAGCGCGCGTAGAACGCATTGAGTTCAGGCTGCGTGGCTTCGGAGAGTCGGTTGTTCAGCTCCCAGTAGTCGAACCACGGGGCCAGCGGATGCTGCTGATCCAGCGCCGTCTGACGGGCGGCGGCCAGGCGCGCCCGGTCCTTGACCCGCCAGGCTTCACGGGCCTCCAGCACCAGATCCGGATTGGGCGGCGGCGGATTGGGCGCCACGTTGAAGGACGTCTGCGCCCGTGCGGGCGTGGGGGTGAGGCTCGCGACGGTGGCGAATGCGGCCAGCGCTGCGCCGGCCACCAGGGTGAGAAGGGTGGTGTGACGGGCCCGGTGTGCTGCGACCGGGAGGGTCGAAGGGTGGGGGCGGGGGCCGGCGAGGGCGGTTACAGTGATCCGAGCGAACTTCATGCCGAACTGCGATGAGTGACTTCCCCACGGACAACCCCAGGCCCCATGAGCGAAGCGAATGGCGACGCGCCTTGCTGGCGCGACGCCGCGATTGGTGGGCCAGTGCCGAGGCCCGGTTGGCGGCCGACCGGCTGGGCGAGCAGTTGTCAGGGCTGCTGCGTCAGCTGGAGCCGCTGAGCCTGGGCCTGTACTGGCCGCTGGAAGGTGAATTTAACGCAGTGGCGTGGGCCCGGGCGCACAAGCTGGGCGAGCAGATGCAATTGGCTTTGCCGTTCGCGCGCAAAGCCACGGATCAGGGCCCGGCGCAGATGGAATTCCGTCGCTGGGACGGCGCCGAGCCCGCGCTGAAGGACGAATGCGGCATTCCCAGCTGCAGCGGACCGACCCTGGTGCCCGAAGTGCTGCTGGTGCCGTGCCTGGGTTACACCCGCGAGGCTTTCCGCATGGGCTACGGCGGGGGCTACTTCGACCGCTGGATCGAGGCCCATCCCGGGGTCACCACCCTGGGCCTGGCCTGGAGCTGCTGTGAAGCGCCGTTCGAGGTGCTGCCCCATGACCAGGCGCTGACCATTGTGCTGACTGAGCGCGAGATCATTGCGCCTTGACCTGGACCCTGGACCCCGGCCCCGGCCCCGGATTCAAGAGGATCGATCGCCCTGCGGGTCGGCGCCCGCCGGATCGGCTTCCCCGATCGCCTGCCGGGTGAGCGCGGCCTGTTCGCCGATCCATCGGGCGAACTCGACCACCTCCGGCCGGGAGCGACCCTGGCGTGACAACAGCAGCCAATAGGCGGTCGGGCTGTCGATCCGGCCCGCCGCGCCGAAGGGTTCCACCAGTTCACCTCGCTGCAGGGACTCCACCACCAGCGGCAGACGCGCCAGCGCGATCGCCTGGCCAGAAACCGCGGCCTGGATCTGCTGGTAGGTGAAATTCAGGTACATCCAGCGACGCGGCTGAAGCTCCGGATGACCCTGGGTCGCCAGCCACCGGCGCCAGCTCAGGTAGAGGCCGCTGGGTCGCTGGTCGTCCTCTTCGGCCAGGGTGTGCTGCCGCAGGTCGGCCGCTTCCCGCAGCGCTGGGGCCTGACCGGCAGCGGCCTGCGCAGCCATCCACGGTCCCGCCACCGGCGTGAGCACTTCGCCGAACATCCGCTGCGCCGACGACGGCATGCCCTTAGGCACGTTGTAGCGCAGGGCGATGTCGATCTCGCTGTCCTCCAGGTCCACGATCTGGTCATGGGCCGACACGCGGATGTCCATGTCCGGGTGCTCGCGCTGGAAGGCCTCCAGCCGTGGGATCAGCCAGAGCGAGGCGAACGAGGCGAAGGTGGTCACATTCACCACCCGGCGACCGCGGGCCTGGCGGATCTGCCGCACCGTGCCGTCCAGGCGCTCCAGCACCGCCAGCACTGCGCTCTGCAGCAGCAAGCCATCGGCGGTGAGCTCCACATGACGGGTGCCGCGCTGGAACAGCGTCGCGCCCAGTTCCTCTTCCAGGCTGCGGATCTGCCGGCTGACCGCGGACTGGGTCAGATAGAGCTCTTCCGCCGCCGCGCTGAAGCTCAAGCGCCGGGCGACGGCCTCGAAGGCGCGCAGCGGGCCGATCGCGAGGGGCCGTTGCCGGGGTTGGTGGACAGGCGGATTCATGCGCGGATGGTATCAATCGACGTGAGAAGACTCATTGGACCGGGCCTCGGGCGAACCCTAGGATTGCCCCATGTTCACGAGGCCTGTCGCCGCCTTTCGGCGTTTTGGATGCGGCGCCCGTGACGAGGGAGTACATCATGACTGTCACGTCTTCGTCATCAATCCGTCCCACCCGGGACGATGGCGCCTG
The Roseateles amylovorans genome window above contains:
- a CDS encoding 5-formyltetrahydrofolate cyclo-ligase; translated protein: MSDFPTDNPRPHERSEWRRALLARRRDWWASAEARLAADRLGEQLSGLLRQLEPLSLGLYWPLEGEFNAVAWARAHKLGEQMQLALPFARKATDQGPAQMEFRRWDGAEPALKDECGIPSCSGPTLVPEVLLVPCLGYTREAFRMGYGGGYFDRWIEAHPGVTTLGLAWSCCEAPFEVLPHDQALTIVLTEREIIAP
- a CDS encoding LysR family transcriptional regulator, whose amino-acid sequence is MNPPVHQPRQRPLAIGPLRAFEAVARRLSFSAAAEELYLTQSAVSRQIRSLEEELGATLFQRGTRHVELTADGLLLQSAVLAVLERLDGTVRQIRQARGRRVVNVTTFASFASLWLIPRLEAFQREHPDMDIRVSAHDQIVDLEDSEIDIALRYNVPKGMPSSAQRMFGEVLTPVAGPWMAAQAAAGQAPALREAADLRQHTLAEEDDQRPSGLYLSWRRWLATQGHPELQPRRWMYLNFTYQQIQAAVSGQAIALARLPLVVESLQRGELVEPFGAAGRIDSPTAYWLLLSRQGRSRPEVVEFARWIGEQAALTRQAIGEADPAGADPQGDRSS